A genomic region of Cannabis sativa cultivar Pink pepper isolate KNU-18-1 chromosome 1, ASM2916894v1, whole genome shotgun sequence contains the following coding sequences:
- the LOC133033719 gene encoding uncharacterized protein LOC133033719, translating into MTNNAAESLNNVTEEFRAYPITTLVEFIRFTLQNWFANRLEKASKCVTPLATHFEEDLIKQHEDGRRRSVLRNALTQNVSVYALSSPYYTKDTWKNTYDATINLVGEEDEWVLPEHMQNMRIGVPVEKKPVGRPRKSNAGRLRTNRFPSNGQKVKEPRKCSNCGAFGHNKATCKARV; encoded by the exons ATGACAAACAACGCTGCAGAAAGCCTTAACAACGTGACTGAAGAATTCCGGGCATATCCAATAACTACTCTAGTTGAGTTCATAAGGTTCACACTACAAAATTGGTTTGCTAACCGTCTCGAGAAGGCAAGTAAGTGTGTTACCCCTTTGGCAACTCATTTTGAGGAAGATTTGATAAAGCAACACGAGGATGGTAGACGTAGAAGTGTCCTACGTAACG CGCTTACTCAGAATGTCAGTGTCTACGCTCTGTCATCCCCCTATTACACAAAGGACACGTGGAAGAATACTTACGATGCAACAATTAATCTTGTGGGCGAGGAGGATGAATGGGTGCTTCCAGAACACATGCAGAACATGAGAATCGGTGTACCAGTGGAGAAAAAACctgtaggtcgtccaagaaaGAGCAATGCAGGAAGACTACGGACTAACCGATTTCCATCGAACGGTCAAAAAGTCAAGGAACCACGCAAATGTTCAAACTGTGGTGCATTTGGACACAACAAAGCTACTTGCAAGGCCAGGGTTTGA